The genomic region CGTTCCCCTTGCTGGTCGACCGCCTCAACGTCGATGAGCGCTACGTCAGAACCATCGGCATGCAAACCATCGGGACCGGTGATCGGCGTCATTTTTAGCGCGATCGGCGCGCCAACGGTGTGCTTTGTTTGCGTGGCCACAACCGTGTTCCCGACGTAAGCGAGGGCCTTGATTTCGCCGGATTCCCAGGTCACATTCGGAAACGTGAACAAATACCGGTCGGTCGGTTTTGTACGGCCAAGCGATTTGCCGTTCACGAGGAATTCCACTTCTTCGGCATTCGACACCACATACATTGTTTTGCGAGTGCCCTGGGGATACGTCCAATGGCCGATGATATGGACTTGCGGATCATCACGGAACATTGCTTGGCACACATAATATGCTTCCTTGGGCAGGCGAACCCCGTCGACTTCGCCACCGGCCCTGGCAACCTCGCAAGCAACGCGTCCTCCGCTGGTGGTATCGGAGAAGATCCAATTCGCGCCACCGCAGTGATAGTCAGCCCCGATTTTTCCCACATACTGGCTGACTTGGTTGACGGCGAATTGCTCAGAGTTGAGCTGATAGGTCTGTCCTTTGGCTTCCGGATAGCCGAAATTCGGCGGAGATTGATCGTCCCACACGCGGCGTGGGGACTCTTCGCGATCGTATTCTGCTTCCACAACCGGCAAGGTCTGAATTTCCCTGCCGCCTTCGGTGCCCAGGGCGATCTGCATGAACTCCGCCGTGGTATTGTCGGCCCGCCGATGAGTGTAAACTCGACCGCCGTGCGGATCATATTGGTCCATGTATCCACGCAATTCTGCAGCGTGGTCGCGTGTTACTTTTTGATTGCCCCCTTCCCAAATCAAGATGGATGGATTGTTGCGAAAGTAAATCAGCACGTCGCGAAAGGCTGCGGCGCGCAATTTCCAAGCGGCGCCGACCGTGTCCGATTCACCATCAACTCCAGGTTGATCGAAAATAATTCCCAACCGATCGCCCGCGGCAATGCACGCCGGGCTTGCCGCGCAATGGCCCCAACGAACAAAGTTAGCGCCGGCATTTTTCATCAATTCAAGCGTGTAAAAGTGCATCCAATCCGGTTGCGCCGCGCCAAGGCCTGGCCATTCATCCGTTGGCTTCTGGCCCCAGCCGTGCAGCTTCAGGTGCTGGCCGTTTATGAAGAATCCATGATCTTTGTCCCACCTCACTGTGCGGATCCCAAATGGGAGTTCGCATGTATCGCAAACTTGACCGCCGACCCGCAGCGTGCAGACGACGCGGTAGAGATAGGGATAATCCGGCTCCCATAATTGTG from Pirellulales bacterium harbors:
- a CDS encoding DUF4982 domain-containing protein — protein: MHHRITNCWLLGLVGSLLAASPAVKAGERLTLNFNPDWKFVQADVTGAQQPDFDDRNWTTVSVPHTYNDIDTFDDWSLAGHRGEQNQWGGRTWYRKTFTAPESWKGKKIFIEFEAVRQVAEVYLNGKLLGVSKTGFTPFGFDLTPQLHFGGDNVLAVMCDNRFMKDPDDPKSIDAANQAGITSSKRDSGPGGELANLMKKVNAQIPEDIEQLQADQIPWNNPHWHPAHGGIYRNVRLVVTDPLHVELPLYSFLQTAGPYIYASDVSDKSAKLSVEVPVENGRTGDEHVELLVDVLDRGGQSVATLKHDEQVASGKTALFKLSTELTAPQLWEPDYPYLYRVVCTLRVGGQVCDTCELPFGIRTVRWDKDHGFFINGQHLKLHGWGQKPTDEWPGLGAAQPDWMHFYTLELMKNAGANFVRWGHCAASPACIAAGDRLGIIFDQPGVDGESDTVGAAWKLRAAAFRDVLIYFRNNPSILIWEGGNQKVTRDHAAELRGYMDQYDPHGGRVYTHRRADNTTAEFMQIALGTEGGREIQTLPVVEAEYDREESPRRVWDDQSPPNFGYPEAKGQTYQLNSEQFAVNQVSQYVGKIGADYHCGGANWIFSDTTSGGRVACEVARAGGEVDGVRLPKEAYYVCQAMFRDDPQVHIIGHWTYPQGTRKTMYVVSNAEEVEFLVNGKSLGRTKPTDRYLFTFPNVTWESGEIKALAYVGNTVVATQTKHTVGAPIALKMTPITGPDGLHADGSDVALIDVEAVDQQGER